The Tautonia plasticadhaerens nucleotide sequence GCCGAGGCGGGGAGCCGGCGGACCCGCAGGCCGGCGGGCCACTCGTCCCAGTCGCCCGCATGGCCGTCGGCGAACTTCAGCCGCCGCCCGCCCTCGACGACGTGCGAGCCCAGCTGCTTCAGAAAGTACGGCACGCCCCGCTCGCCGCATCGATCGATCAGGGACTCGGCCCAGGCGATGTTGAATGGCCGGGCGCTGCGGCCCGACTCGCCGCCCTGGATCACCCAGTCGATCCGGGGCAGCCAGGCCGACAGGTCGATGGCCTCCACCTGCGGCTCGACGGAGAGGAACCGGACCGTCCGCTCGTCGCCGACCCGGACGAGGTGCCGGATGCGGCACGTGGTTGCCTGCGACGTGACGCTGGTGCCCGCCCACAGGTTCTCGGGCCACTCGATCGCTTGATCGTCGAGCCAGCCCGAGAACTTCGCCATCCGGTCGGGCCGCTTGGTCAGCCAGAGCCAGCGGTGCCGACGGCCCCGCTCGCCGATCACATTCGGGATGATCTCGTCCCGCAGGAAATCGAAGGGCACCGCCGCCGAGAGCGAGTCGCTCATGTCCGAGACGAAGATCAGCCGGGGCATCCCGTCGAGCCAGGGCTTGTCGGCCCTCCGCTTCCCCGCCAGGTCCGACCAGCCGCACGCCTCGGCGACCCGGCCGGGGAAGGGGGTGACTTCCTCGAACCGGGGCGCATAGCCGGGCGTGACGCCGCCGAAGCGGACGTGGAGCGTGCCGGCGTAGCAGGTCTTCCGCTGCGCCCCCCAGATCTCGCAGCCGTCGCAACCCATCGTCGGGTTGACGGTCGAGTCGCACCACTGGATCTTGGTCTTGCTGCTCATGAGTCGGATGGCCCCTTGTCAGTGTACATTTTGCCAGAACGTCCACGGCTTGTCCATCTTGCCGTGGTCGTCCGGGGAACCCATTCACGCCACGTCGGACCGCCTCTCGGGGAGGGCGTCGTACCGAGCCCTCCAGGGCGGGGACAGGCGACCGAGGAGGGCTTGGAACTCGGCCTCGGATCGCTTGGTGACCATGGTCCAGACCTTGAGCACCATGGAACGGGAGGGTTTCCTGAAGCCCTCGGCGTCCTCGATCAGCTCGTGGACATAGGCAGTCTCCGGGTCCGGGGCCTGCTCCTCGGCCGAAGCGGCGGTCCGCTTGTCCGGGAGGGCCTGATATTGCCGCTGCATCTCCTCGGGCAATTCCTTCAGGCGGTCGTAGAACGCCGTCTTCTTCTTCTCGCTGAACGCCATCCAGCCTTCCACCACCGCTTCCTTGCTCACTCCGGCCTCGGCCGCTTCCTCGATGAGGTCCACGATCCGGTCCTGCTCCAGGTGCTTGCGGTCCTCTCGGTTGATCGCCGGGGCGGGCGAGAAGTGATCCTGCAAGCTCGAAACGACGAGATGCCTCCAGTGGAGCTTGACCTCGCCCCGTTTCCACTGGATGTAGTCGCTGATGGCGTGCTTCAGGAGCCGGAGGTCGAGCTGCTGCTGGGAGTGCTCGCACTCCGAGATGATGAATTCGCAGATCTCTTGCCGCTCCTCCAGATCGACCTCGTAGCAATCGACCACCTCGGCCAGGTGCCGCAGCATCGCCACCAGCTCGCTCGTGGTGGGGCGGAAGTG carries:
- a CDS encoding DUF5131 family protein — translated: MSSKTKIQWCDSTVNPTMGCDGCEIWGAQRKTCYAGTLHVRFGGVTPGYAPRFEEVTPFPGRVAEACGWSDLAGKRRADKPWLDGMPRLIFVSDMSDSLSAAVPFDFLRDEIIPNVIGERGRRHRWLWLTKRPDRMAKFSGWLDDQAIEWPENLWAGTSVTSQATTCRIRHLVRVGDERTVRFLSVEPQVEAIDLSAWLPRIDWVIQGGESGRSARPFNIAWAESLIDRCGERGVPYFLKQLGSHVVEGGRRLKFADGHAGDWDEWPAGLRVRRLPASATVRASVG
- a CDS encoding P-loop NTPase family protein is translated as MEARSGRTDSRPSAATHGWKRYWRRVSRQRNYVWGETGVGKTFSIERTLEEAQDRGIRSYRKLEGKCTPVGLYELARDFPDHILFIDDDPMLVQDRLSQQILLHLCGDGRIDPETGRNVRTISNVKSKGRERCQFTGSVVITNNVRLANMPVLRALQGRIRTYHFRPTTSELVAMLRHLAEVVDCYEVDLEERQEICEFIISECEHSQQQLDLRLLKHAISDYIQWKRGEVKLHWRHLVVSSLQDHFSPAPAINREDRKHLEQDRIVDLIEEAAEAGVSKEAVVEGWMAFSEKKKTAFYDRLKELPEEMQRQYQALPDKRTAASAEEQAPDPETAYVHELIEDAEGFRKPSRSMVLKVWTMVTKRSEAEFQALLGRLSPPWRARYDALPERRSDVA